The nucleotide sequence CGCCGCGCTGAGTGCCGCAACAACCGTTCCGGGATCAACGACACCCTCAGCCTCAAAGAGGTTGAGAGCGGTACGAAAAATGATGCTGTGCGCTTGTGAGAGATCTCCAGACTCGATGATCGAAGCGGCTTTCTCCAGGCAGTCAGGCTCGCGCAGGATAGCGCAGAGCAGCGCCCGTTCCGCTTCAGGATTGAAAGGCTGCGCGCTGCTCATCGGCAGGCCGCCATTCTGTGGTCGATACGGATGACGTTCCGCATCCTTCGGATTAACTCTGACTTTTTGAAAAGGAGGCGTGCAATTGCCTTTTGATCGCCTCTGTGCTCTGCCCGGGCGATTGCTAAGGTGAGCATGTTTCCCATCGCCTGCAGGTGCTCATAACTATCAAACTCTTGACTTCGAGATAGGTTTTCGCGTATTTTCATTTTGCTGCCGTCCAAAGTTTGAGGCTTGCCGAGAATCGTCGCTTGGTAAGCCTCGTTTTATTTCCAGAGTTCTCCCCATGTCATGTACGTATTCTTCAGGCACGCGCCTCTATAAACATTTGCTGGTCACTTCGAAAGCCGCAGTCGGGCTTGGGGAAAATTGTGTCTGGCGAAACATTGAGCGCGCGACAAATCAACGCGACGTCAATATCGGTCGGTATCTGGAGGCCCCGCTCCAGTTGGCAGACCCATGCTTGCGATTTTCCGATCTTCTGCCCGAGCTCGCCTTGCGTCATTCCGCGAAAGACTCGCATGGCTCGAAGTTGTCGATTGACTAATGTTTTCATGCCGATAGTCTGGGGTGCGTAGATTTCCCGTACAAGATGGCCGGAATAGAAAAAGTCACCTACCTGAGAAATTCTTTAGTGTAGAGCTATTTGCGGGTAATTTTTCTTTGTGAAGAGAACCGATGGGTTACTTTGGGTGACTTTATCGGTTACTGTGGAGGTCACTTTACAGTGGAGATTTTCTTCCTATTTGTAGCTCTTCCAGTAGTCGTTGGGAACGGCATCCCACCATCCGTTTTTCTTTGCTTTCTCTCTAGTCTTATAGGCCCACTGCTTCACGCTCGGCGGTACCTTTTGGCCTTTGACCTTGTGACGGATCATCCCGGCGAGTTTCCCAAGATTTGTATTGCCGCTCTTCGCGTAAGAAACAACCACACAGGAGACTACTCCACCACAATTAGTCGGGTCAAACTTCTCATCTGGAGGCAGGTCGGATTCTCGCGACGATTCAAATACCATCATTGCCGCCGACTGCCGCAGGTAACGCGCGGCCCTCGCGGCGTCTTTCACCCAGGCTTTGTATTCCGCGCTTTGAACGAAGCGTTCCTGTTCTTCCTTCGTCAGTTGATTGACAAGCTCCCTACCATTCTTACCGAAGTCTTTTCCATCCCCACCCGACCGAAAATAATCGAATATTAAGTCTAGTAGGGCTGAGTGTTGGAGTTTATTGAACAAGCGGGTAGGCTGCATGATCTTTCGCACAAAGGTCCTGGCGTTCGAGGGGGTCTTGTCCCACTCAATATAAGTCTCTAACGCTTCGATGCAGTCCGGTTGTTTCAGTGTATCCCAGAGAAGCATGAATCGAACGAGTGACGGCGATTCTGCGATTTGCTCAAATTTGCCGGCGAGTCGCTGCATCCTCTCGGCCGCCGTTTGGGGGTCCAATACTGCTGGAGTTTCTTTCGGATGTTTCATTGCCACCTCCGCAAGTGGCCCGCTGGGGAGCCCGGCAAGGCGCCGCGGATGGCGCCCTGTCCCTCTAGAAGGTAACCGGGCAATCACTAGCCTATTCCATCACTACTCCCTTATTTCGTGGCGACTCAACAACGCACGGCAGCCGATGGGGGGCCGGGGTGCGGGGACGACGCTGGCGGCGCCACGGTCAGATTTTATTCCTTCAGGTTTTCATTCTTTAAAATGCCCAATTGCCCTAGTAGCAACCGACCAAGTCGCGACAACCTATATCCCATGACCCGCTGCTCGCCCGTATCCAAATCAAACCGCGGGGCTCTAGCTCCATGATCCATATCGTATCGAGGTTGTAAGAGTCCTAACCGCGCCAGATGCTCCAGATAGCTTTGCTGAAGCGTCGCGCCGTCGACCTTCTCTTGTGATGAACCAAAATTTGCTGTCACAGGTTCAAGCACGGCCGAATGTCTTGCACGGTACTCTTGCGCTTCAGCAGGGGTGTCATAATAATAGGAAGCAAGCCAGATCACTTCGATGTCATTGATCTCGCCCAGTATTCGCAGCAGGTGCTTCGACTCGACATAGGAAACATCCTGCTTTCTTAGGCTGTTAGCGATAAGCGTCGCGATTTGTTTCCTGCGTTCCTCCATAACCGATCGTGCTGCCTGTCTAAGGCCCTCTTCCATAAGATCTGTGAAGTTTTCGTCTTTGAGTTGTGCACTGACGAAGCCCTGCTCCACATGTTCAAGCCGTGACGCAAGGTGTTGCGCGAATCGTACAATGCGATCGATGCGTTGATTGGGTATCACGCTTCCTGCCAACTCAACAAGGACGGAGCCAATGAACGGAACGAAGCCCAAAGCCGCTTTGGCCGCCGTGGCGACGTAATCTGCGCTTTGGTTCGCAAGATCACTAGGCTTGACGCTTTCGTCCATTTCCGCTTACCTCGTACGCTAACCCGTACATGTAGCCGAGTTTCGTTTTGCTGTGAAATACCACCCGGGCGCCAGCGGTGGCCCCGAGAGGTCGTTTGAAGGCACTCGGGAAAGTGCCGTTCACCGTCGACCGGCCAGCCGGGCAAAATATAACCTAGTCCGTTCGGCGTCCAGGCGGATCAGACGGGATCCGCTTCCGCCAACACCGCTCTGTCTTTTCCCACACAACGGAATCATCTGTCAGTTTTCGGAACGCATGTAAAACGCCACGGTCTATGGCAAGATTGCCATTTTCGTTCTGATACACGAAGTCGCTGCCAAATTTCGCGGCAATGCGATAGACCGCCTCCTCCTGATACAAGCTCTCGACATGTTCGAGTTCTGCCGCCATCCATTCCGCTACTTCCCGAGCAGTCGTCATTTGAGGGCCGGGTCCTTTTCTTCGAACTTAACGAGACTGGCTTCGTCAAAACATCCTTCGTTGAGCTTGCTACCAACAAACCACTTGGAATGATAGCCGCGGTACTCTTCGAAACTGTCGACGGCCATTTTGGGTCCGCCGGATACGAGTTGCACTATCTCCCCGCGCTTGAACTTTTTGCCACCTTGATGACCCGCCATTGTTGAACTCCCCCGTGAAGGAACTGCGTCTTTCCATGCTGCAAACTTAGTTTTGGACTGCGCTCAATTATACGTCTTTTGGTTGCGCGGGGGTTGCATTTCGGCCAACTTTTTACGAACTTGTAGGAAATCTTACGAGGTGGAGGTCTAATAAGCTCAATGAAATCAATGTCGCGGGAACAATTCCCAAGCTGGACGTCGCGGGACCGGTCCATGTCTTGCCCTGTTTTCCAAGAGGCAACCCCTTCATGTTTTTGTTGAAATGACAGCACTTCGGCGCGATCATAGACCTGCTTCTTTCCAGACTCAGCATCAGAGCACTTGCATCAGAGTCTTCGGGAACAACAAGAGGAACCTGAGTACCAGAAGGGCTGCCTATGGCACTCAACCTTGTTCGGGGATTTCGCAGAATAGGATGGGTGGTCACGTTTCCTCTGGCAGCTTTCCTCGTTCTGGTTTTTTACGAGAACACAAAGGAGTTTTCTCCCTCCAATTACGAGGTCGCAAAACCCATAGATTACGATGCGCTGGCAAAGCAGGCGGGGGCAACATCCTCCACGCCAGGACCGTGGGAGAAGTATCGAAGCCAACCGAGCTGGTTTGAGCTAAATGCGCCCAATATGGTCGGACTGCCCGGCTTTGGGAAGGCTCTTTTCCAGCGAGAGGTTCCAAAAGATGTGGTGGAAAAGGTCATCAAAGACTTTGAAGCAAAGCAAAAACCGCCAGTACCCCCTCCCGGCAAGCTCGATTTCAGTGACCTAGAGAAGAAGGTTGCCGCTGCCGAGCCTAGCGACTGGATAACGGTAAACCCGACCGACCGCGAAAGAGAATCTTGGACGTTTACCGTTCACAAGCAAGTCAGCAAGCTCAGGCTGACTGGGCTGATCCTCGGATCTATTTTGATCTGGGCTCTCATCATTCAGGGCTCCATCTCAATTCTCGCTTGGATTTTCAGGGGATTCAAAGGATGACATGGTGCGCCGTCGCCCCGTGACACAGGTACAAATGGCTCGAGGTGCTTATGGATAATCTTCAGAGTGAAGGCAAGCCGCTGAGGTGGAAGAGAGTTTTGCCTTGGGGGTTCTCCATCGGCTTGGGTGTGGCGGTGGGTGTCATGTCGATTATCGGCGGGTATCTCTGGTACGCATCCCCTCCCAATCCTGATAACAAATCACAAATCACAACCGCATTTCAGCTTCCCACGGCCACAGAAGTTTTTCATCTCCGCTCCGAATGTGCCTCGCTGGGTGAGAAGATTCTCGAAAACAATCATGTGGGTTCCGCTCTCACACAATCTCAGACATCCCATTACGACCCACAGACAAATCGCTGTTATGTGGAGTTAACCGTACAAACTGCTGACCTTGTCACACCAGTGGGGGATTGGCTCAACCACCGTTACTTATATGACGGGCAAACGGGGGAGTTGCTAGCCGTCGCCAATATGAAGGGGACACCTGGTCAAGGCGAAAAAAGGGAAACGAGCGGCATGGTGTTTGTGCCAATTGCTAAGAAAAGTGACATGACCGGCTTCGAGGGAGCCTCTTTGTTCATTGACAGCATGATGGCTGACGATCGAAAGCGATGAGAACAAAGCCAATGAAAACAGCAATCATGCTCATGGTGGTAGCTTTGGAGTTTTGTGGCATCGTGTCGGTGAACCCAAATTGAAGGTGGGGGACGAGGGTTGAGGAGCATGTGAACGACGCCGAGAAAGCCACGATTGAAGCGCTCCGAATACAGCTCGGGAACCTCGAGGAGACGATCGCGGACCTGCTCCACATCGCCCTGGCGCGGCCGGCGGGCGAGCTCAGGGACCAGCTGGTTGACAAAATCAGCTGCCTGGACTCGATAGCGGACGTCTTGCGGCAGGCTCTCGACGCGATTGCTCCTCCCTTAAGAGCAAACCTCCCCTCTGATCCTCGGAGCCCACAAAAATGCTGACCATACGCTGGCGTGCACTCTGGCCTACCTTGCTTCGTGCCTGGCCGGTCGGGCTGGCCTTGGGTGCAATAATCATTGTGATCATAGTCTTCGATTTGCTGGAGGCATCCCTGTCCGATGCCCTGCGTTTCACAGGGACAGCGCTCCAGATTTTGGGATTAACGACTGTTGCGAAGGGCCTGTATGACGTGCGATGCTCCTTTGGGCGGCCCCCACTCGGCAAAACACTTGTGGGCTGGGCTGGGGCGCTGGCGAATGTATTTAGGCATCCGAAACCTATTACCGCAGAGATGGCCGAAAGTTTCAGCTTCACATTAAGCCTGGAAGGAAGACTTAAAGCCGGGACCGGACCTGACGCGACAACAGAGGTGCGCCTTTCGGCCTTGGAAAAGAATTTAGAGGCCATGCAAAGGGAAATGGATGAGAAATTTCAATCCCATCAAAAGCGGATCACCGAGGTCCAAACCAACGTGAACAAAGAAAGCCAGGAAAGGCAGGCGAAAGATGCTGAGGTTTCTCGCTTGATTGAGGATATTGGAGTTGGCGGACTTCGCCTCGAGGTCGTCGGACTGGCATGGCTATTTGTGGGGGTGATTTTCACAAGCATCCCGGGTGAAGTGGCTTGGCTCCTCGCTCGAGTAGGGATCCGCTAATTAGCCGCTAACTGGCCACCCCGGTGCGATTCCTTCGCAGCCACACCATCCTGTTGGCCGTCCATCGTCCCACCGCATGCTGCCGAATTGTGAGGAAGCAGGAGAGCTGTTTGAGGGACCAGAACAAGAAGCGGAGGATTCCGGCCGAGAGGACAAGCTTGAGCGCCTGACGGATTGCCCCCGACACCCATCGCGAATGGCGCAACGTCGAATTTATGCATCGGCACTGGCACGGGGAGGCAAGCGGGACCCACGGGGATTTCGCATAAGCAAGAAGGCGGATCCGAGTAACTGAAACTCATATCCCGGGCCAGTTACTGCGAGAGGCAAGCAAGGTGGTCGAGGTCCTATCTCCAGTAAGCATCTCGTGTCCGTGCTCTTGCCGACGACGCAGCCCACCGGTGGACAGCACTTCCATGGGCGAGGCTCTCCATCCTTATCTGCACAGACCTCGGTACAGGATCTCCCCAATGGTATCGGGCGCGATCGGGTTCCACCGTTGTTCGCCGGATGATTTCAGCAGATTGCCACGTGCGTCGTAGAACATTACAGCCGTCGACCTGAGCCTCCTTCCTGCACAGTCACACTCATAATTCTGCTGATTATAGGCGCCCGACTTGAGACTGACCTCTTTCAGCCAAACCGAGGTGCTCTTATCACCCTGAACGCCAAGCGTCTCAGTGTCGACAAAAAACTCCGTATCCACGGTCTTTATGAATGTGCGCCATCTATCTATCGGCCAACCAGTGCAGGCATGATGTGCCCGCGAGTATTCACTGATGGCGTCCCTAAACCGCCCATGGGCAAGATATGCATCCCCGCGATTCACGTACAGCTCCGCCACAATAAACTCGTCATACGGTTTAGCCTTCTTGGCATAGTTGTCCGCGAAATCCGCTGGGCTCATATTCGGATAATACTTTTTCCGCAGGC is from Terriglobia bacterium and encodes:
- a CDS encoding DUF2158 domain-containing protein, yielding MAGHQGGKKFKRGEIVQLVSGGPKMAVDSFEEYRGYHSKWFVGSKLNEGCFDEASLVKFEEKDPALK
- a CDS encoding helix-turn-helix transcriptional regulator — translated: MKTLVNRQLRAMRVFRGMTQGELGQKIGKSQAWVCQLERGLQIPTDIDVALICRALNVSPDTIFPKPDCGFRSDQQMFIEARA